The Rhododendron vialii isolate Sample 1 chromosome 3a, ASM3025357v1 nucleotide sequence GATCAACGACTTACACATATTCAATTGAACAAATTTTTCACAAGGacattcaaaaatttattttaaaaataatgaacgatTTAAATTATATGTATGAGATCCAAAAGTAGGCCTCACATGCAGTTGTCCAATTTCGGTACCTCGAGCATATTCGATAATTATTCGTATCCCAACTATTTGCAGAATATCCgacttataattttaaaatcagACTACACGCCCCCTAAACGCAAAGTATATTCGCAACTTGCGATCTTCATTGCTCTGGAAGCCTGAGTTGTGACCTTCGTTCTACAGAGAGAAACAGCCATATTTCTAGAGAGAGGCAGGCCCCACGATCTGTTCGTGCGCGAGTACTTGGTGTGATTGTATCCCAGGTGGGTTCTCCTTTAGCTAGTTGAAGGAGAGAGGTCAATAATGgcggagaagaagaggaggaacgACGCAAGCAGTAGTAGCAGCGGCGGCGGAAGCAACAGAGGCGAAAGCGTCGTCGGCGATGTTGGCCGCCGCAGAAGCTCTTGCGGGTATTGCAGATCCGGTGGAAACACCAGTATTTCTCACGGTAAGTGCCTCAATTGTGTTCGTAACTCGCATGTATACGCGCGTGTTTAGATATAGTCTTATTCCTTGATTGGTTGACTGCTGGAGATAGTTTTGATATGTTGAACGAGGTTTGTTCGATGGATTATTGGAATTTCGCAATTCTCTACTCTTAATTTGTTTCTCTCCAGAAGTTTAACGATTCTGCCACCTATTAATTGTAGAAAACCTACTTGTGTGACATGTAGAAGGAGGTAAATTTAGATGGGTTTTTATATTTGTTGAAGTGAGGCACACCGGAAAGTTATGAACTTGGACTGGGAAATGGAGTACATAAAATCAATAGAGAGCTGATAGTTCAACGTGCAAACATGGTCGAAGGATACCTATAAAATTGAAAGGAATTTTTTTACAGAACTGCTATAAGACTGGCGATATTATACAGGATGGAGTGTTTTCCTATCAAGAAGTAACAAGTGAGTAAGATGAGTGTAGTTGAAATGAGGATGTTGAGATGGATATGTGGTAAGACTAGGAGtgatagaattagaaacaaaaCTATTCGTGACATGGTAGGAGTTGTACCTATACATgataagagaaaataaattaaggtggtttggacatattTACTGTAGACCTTTAGACATAGTATTCAAGAAAAGTGTCATGATAGTAGTGTATAGTAGGGCTAGGGGAAGAGGAATACCTAAACTTACTTTGGATGCCGTGATATGGAAGGATTTGAGCTTACAAAACTGAAGTGAACAGGTAGCCGTGGACCTGCAGACACATAAACATGGTCTTTGCGGTTTATTATTCAAgatctcttttcttctttccgtCAATGCCACCATTCTCCTTTTGGTATTGAATTCGTTACGAAGCTTTTAGGTTGCATAGGATGCTTTTGAAAGTTTGGAACATGTGATTGACAAGTTTTGGTTACGAAAACAAATGTTGCAGTAGTGTCTTCAGGCAAACATTACTTGATTTAATTTATACCCATTCCCTATCATACTGACCCCACTTTGATGCTCTATAGTAGGTCACACTGTCAGTGGCATTTTGGGAAGTCTCCCATATTGAATTCAACTTTTGCATAATTTTCCCGTGCTGCTTTCCAGTTTCGAAATAGATGCATCATTTGATTCATTTGTTATCTGTCCGAAAAAAGTTCCTATTTTTATCCACTGTTTTCCACTTTTCCTGATTCTTGATTCCATATTTTATACTCATGTGAAGGAACTTGTGAATTACACTGAAGTGGATAAGGTTTACATGCGGTTTACTTATATTTAAATGTGTACATCTTGATTTTGCAGGTCTATGGGCAAAGAGTTTGACAGTTGATCACTATCAAGGTAGGTAACTCTTGCTTCTTATCATGTTTTGTTAAGCATATGAATAAAGGATCCTTAGTCGGGAGTCGATATGGTtgctttttgactctttttgtcTTGCTTTGTACCCGTTGGTGGAGTACATCAAATAATGGCACCACTGGAATCAACTGATGTGTTGTTAAATTGTCATCCCAATAGTTGGACTTGTGTATTGTGTCATGGTttgttatctctctctctctctctctctctcacacacacacacacacacacatgtgcgCAGGCAAACTCTACAGAGTGCACTCTCCTGCACGGGCAATAGACTTCTTGTTTTGTCTCAGGTTTGAGTTGCAGAAGTAATGCTTTTTCGTTCTCTACTAATTTGGTAATTCTTTTTTCCTCGGGTTGGGGAGCTGGCTCTGTTGTCTGCATATTCAATGGTTCCATTATATGTTTGCCTGTTGTTACTTGTAGCCCTTCTCGACAAAGGTTGGAGAAGATCTGGCTGTTTCCTTTACAAACCTGAGATGGAAAGGACATGCTGCCCTGCTTATACTATCCGTTTAAAGGCAAGTGATTTTTGCCCTTCAAAAGAGCAACTCAGAGTCTCTAAACGGATGCAAAGGTACTTTTTATATTCCCTCTCTAATATTCAGGTTCTTTCATTCTTATGCATGCAATTGTGTCTGGATGCATCTAGTCCTAGGTTAGAATTCTGAAGAAACTTCACGAGTTTTTTGTTTGAAGGCATTTCATTCTTTAGGGATGATTGTTTTTGGACTCTTGTTTACCTTATGAGTACGCGTTGATTTACTTTAATAGCGATGGTTTTCTTCACCCAATGTGCTAATCCTTGTTCATTATCAAGTTAAGCGTAATATGGAGCTTTCTGACACAGGGAAAAAGTTACATAGAAACACACTTTCATAGATACATGTATATGTGTTAGCGTCTTTGAAGAGCGATGTTGCATAAAATGTACTGACAGCAGTAACTACTAACTAATAGGTTTCTAGATGGCACGTTGAATgtgaaaaagagggaggagTTCATAGATGAGCCAAACATTTCTGAGGCTTCATGCAGCGGTGCCCCTGCTGAAATTGCAGGTTCTGCAGCGAGGGAATCATTGGCAGGTAAAAATGAAGAGAAGAATGTAGAGTTTCTGCATTATTTGTCAGACAAGATTAATAATGCAGTACATGCGTTTGTTGGAAGTGAAAACTTTCCCCATGATATTCAATTGCCAAAAGCTTCTGTTAAAGAGGTTGCACCATCCAAAAGGAAGTTGCTTGTGGAAGGATCCGAGGATCTGTTGTTCTCCTCCAATATTTCCTTCCAGATTGCAGCTGCTGTAAGTCGGGCAGCGAAGGAAGCACACAAAGTGAAGTTATCAAGAGATAGCACCAAACATAGTGGCCAGGCTGATGAGCTCTCGCCAAACATAATTGCAGAAAAATTGTCAAGTTCACTAAATCAGTTGTCTGAGATATCTGGTCTTACAATCAGAGCTTGCAATGGGCACATTAACTTCTATTCTGCTAATAAAGTTGTTTGGTTGGATGAAGTGGTAGAAAAAGTTTCCAAGTCCAAAGAGTCTTATTCAGGAAGTGGAGTTAAAGGGAGTTGTTCAAAGAAGGTCTCTAAATGTCCTAGGGGAAAAAGTCAGAAGCTTGAGCTCCGTTTGAAAAGGTCAAGTTTTGATCCAGAAGAATTTGCCTTGTATCAGAGATACCAGATTAACGTGCATAATGATAGGCCAGATCATGTCACAGAAAGCTCATATAAGAGATTTTTAGTTGACTCTCCCTTGGTAGATGTTCAATCACTTGGTAATGGTACAGTTCCTCCATGTGGCTTCGGTTCATTCCATCAGCAATATTTGATTGATGGCCAGCTAGTTGCAGTTGGAGTGATTGATATccttccaaaatgtttgtcaaGTAAATATCTATTTTGGGACCCCGACTTTGCGTCTCTATCACTTGGCAAATACTCAGCCTTGCAAGAAATAGCTTGGGTGAAAGAGAACCAACTCAAGTGTCCAAGCCTAGAGTATTATTATCTTGGCTATTACATTCACTCCTGCAACAAGATGAGATATAAAGCAGCTTATCACCCATCTGAGCTTCTCTGCCCTCTTCGTTACCAGTAAGTTCTTCATTTGCATTAACAACCGcccaactaaattttttggagtGTAAGTTCGTAAAATATTTATCTATGTATAATCTCCgttttttctgatcatatttgTGGTTTTTTGGTGGTAAGACATGGTATATTGCTTCTGGATTTGGAAGTACCCCACTTTTCAGTCTGCAAGGTGCTTCCAATGTTCCACTGAGGATGCCTAACTTCTGTGGGGTGGGATGCTTTGATTAAACCTTTGGCATGTCCCCATCATGTGTCCGTGTTATAATGGCATTAAAGTTTTAGTTGGTGGTGGGCATCATGGGCTTCATGCTTTCTTGGCGTTCTTTTCTGACAAGGGCATAGTTTTTCTGCAGGTGGGTGCCATTTGAGATTGCAAGGCCATTGCTTGATAAGAAACCCTATGCCATCTTGTCTGATTTTGCCGCACTACCAAATGGAGAGTACTCAGAACCTAAAGCGCTTGAAGATAATATGGAAATGCAACATGATGACCCTGTCCAAGTAGATATGAATGATATTCGTGTTGACGAAGATGAAGAATTgactgaaattgattttgaggaTTCTGATGATGAATCAGGCTCAGTATCTGGTGGATTGACTGCTGTGCTAGTAGAAGACGGAAATGTTGGTGATACTTTGATTGGGTTGAAGGGATCTCGCCTAAGATATCAGGTATGAGTACTCTATGGTCTTTTGCATAACTTTGGTGATGCACAATCTCATGTTCCCATTGTGTTTGAAGGATTTTGAAATGTGATATGGAGGAGGAGAAAAtaccattttatttttatttgttaccAAATAAGATAAAAGTGACGAAGGGGAAgatattttcttgtttctttacTGGAGCAAGGAAAAAGAGAGGTTTAGGCAGCTTATGATTGTCGAGAGGCAAGGTGCCAACCACGTTGGGATGTTGCCCTCTCGTTGTGATGCCTTTTGCTATCGTCCCTTTAATCGCATGTATTACCTACAtctgattaataaaatcttttttttgctattcggaaaaaaaaaattggaaagaacATCGGAGTCCCACTATTTTGGTTGATTGATAGTGCTGGCTCATGGGAGTAACTACTAATCTGCTCTTCCTTTTCCTTGCTCTTTCCCCCCTCATTTTCAGTAAGTGTCTCATCCTACCAGATTACTGTAattctccccctctctcttaaTAAATATTTTGAAGATCCAGTTGcaggttttgaaaaaataggaaGGGCAGCCAAAATGATTATAAAGTAAATAAGAAAGAGAAGATGATTATTGACTGGGTTCTTATTTAGTTTTCGCTTTTTTCCATTCTCCTTAATTACCATTCCTGAATTATTGCATGTGTGCCTTTGTGGAGGGCCTGTTCTATACTTCGGTATTCCACCTATATTCATGGAGGGTTTGGCCCTTGCTAAACCCTGTTGAATATTTGGTCACTTAACCTGTTGAATATTGGGTCCAATATGTGAATCCTATATTCATGGAGGGTTTGGCCCTTGCCAAACGCTGTTGAATATTTGGTCCATTATGTGAATCTGTTGAGTGGATATGGTTTCCCTTTTACCTCttgttggaaggaaaaaatGAGGTGTGAATCTTCCATTCGTCGCTCATGGGGTGTGATGCCTTGATTGAGAAGTTTTATAAGGTCCTATACCTCTCTAAAGTTGGATTACTCCTGGACTGTGCGTTGCTTTTGACCCTTGCACTCACTGCTGACATATTCTTCCAATGTGTGAATTAGAAAACCCCGAGTTTGAAGAAGAAAGGAAGTGATACTTGGTGCAACTTTTCTTGTTCGTATTGTGTTTTTccctttcttgttttctttttcatctcaTGTTTTGATGTAATTGGCACAATGTTCCTTTTTGTTGAAGGATCTACAACATGCCTTCGGTCCCCCTGAACGGCGTTACTTGGAAACCCAGTTGCACAGATACATGAGAGCTGTGGGCACAGAGCTTTCTAAGCAAATGGTTTATTCGCTTGGGTTATTCGGTAAATAGTGCACTGATTTATCAGATCTCAATCTGAAATAACAGGTTTCTATTACCAATGGCAACATTCTGCCCAAATCATGTTTGGTTGCCGAATTCGAGGAGACCAAAATGTAGCTGTTAATGGAGTTGTTTTTTCACGAGGCTTATACGGATTCATGAGCAGTTGCAGTTTCAGATTGCATGATTAAGCTATGGATTGTCTACACGTGTGCAGGTTAAGTGATGTGTTCGCTTCTGCTGATGATTGAAATGAACTTGGTTGGGACAAGTTGGTTGTCTGGAGTTGAGGAAAATGAGAGTGTCTTGGATGTAGATAGGTTTAATTTCAATCTCCATAAACCATCTGTACTGGTAAATTGGGATTGGCTACTTACACAATTATCTGGACCTTCTGGAaatactctctttctctctctctctctctctctctctctctccacacattTGTTTGATCCACGTTATTGCATGATATAGAATTACAAGTTTCATGGAGCACATATTTCGGCATTTGAATGTGTTATCTTTCAGCGAAACTATGTATTTGTTGGACAACTGAGCCCACATAATATGGAATATGAAGTACTGTCAATAGTCTGGCTGTGGTGAACTTAATTTCAGCTGCAATCTGTCAACTAATGCCCCCAGAGTATGTAAATTCCCACAGGCAAGTACTCCTATGAACCAAGGGGACAGAGTAAAAGGTCCATGGAACCAGAATTTTACCATGAAAGTCGTGTAGGGTGTAAATTTCAATTTTGCTGCACTGTGGGCTATACCATAGTGAATCTTTCCCTGAAAGTCgacaatgttaattttttttgaacagtgcATTGTTAGTTATAGTTAGTGAAGTTTGTCACTCACTTTAAATTCGTAAGTCACTTTTTTTCGTATCCGCGGATGCTTTGGGAgaaattggttttttttggttagctGGGGGTGCCTTTACTGTCATCTTTCAAACTGACAATTACAATCTCCATACCTTGGCCAGCTTGTGATAGCTAATTAAGTACTCCACAACTCAACAACTACAATTTGCCCTTTAAACAACGACTAGGTATGTTCAGTAAACaaacaatacaaaaacaaaaagacagaCCAGATGGTGTCTGGCACCTGTTCTTTTCGGGACCATCTCCTTTGATCTGATTTCTCCTCAAGCTGTTGAATGGAGTGGTTCATGGGAGTCCTCACACTCGTATAATATCTTAGAGCACAATTGATTGGGTTGGTCTGTCTGAAAATTAGGCAGTTATGGTGGACCATATGCAAATTGCTTGTCTTTGTCTGTTGAAAATAAACAGCAGAGGGGGAAGAAGATGGAGCAAGCTTTGTGCATTGGACTCAAACTTGGCATCACGGGAAGGCAGAGTCTTAACCACCAGGACAGCTCAAAGTCTCACGCATgcacaaatttcaaatttcattgAAGCGTTAGTAGAGTGCTATATACCACGTCGACGACATGAGGTAGCAGTTTCATGAAATACATTCTCCTAATTTGCGACAGATTTGGGGAGTAATCGTCCTAAATCATCCAAATATTATGAACAATCTTGATAAAAATAAGTGATTTATAAGAAAATTCTATTTTCTACTTATCtttgaaagaaaatgagaattaTCTTGCGATATAGCGTGAGATTcctgaaaattttcaatgacCACTGGAAGGAGAAATACAAGATAgcaatagaaaatgtttaaatagaaCGCAGATGTCTTGTGGTTCATACGAACAATGGAGTCTTTGGTAGTACATGTTATTTGGGGCAACTTGGTGAAGCTACCCTCAATTGAGATTACGAATTCAAGAATTCACAAGTTTAATCAAGAACAATTAGGGATCAATAATGTACAGTTGCAATGAAAGGTGATAGTAATCAAACATCGTCGGCATCACTGCTGCCAATAGGTGTTTCATGACCTACCCAGTACCTGCTTTCATCTGGGCTTGAAATCTTAAACCTGCCCAATGcaacaaaaacagaaatgatCTCAATCGGTGcatccttttcctcctttgggaTGCGGAATAACCCTACAAATTACTCCTCATTTGAATTCTTAAAAGTATTTCCAACTGTTTGAAATAGTTCAACTACTAACCGCTCGAGGACAGATTTTCCTTCCTTGTACTTTTGGCTCTTTTCATGGGCAGTCTCCTGAAAAATAAAAGCCTATGTAAGTAACTACACAAAGTAAAACCGATCTCCCTTAACTAACACATAAACAGAAGGCTTAATATCTCTCCCGGGCTCTTACGTATTTCCATCCCAAAATTGACCCGCACCCAACACAGAAAATGTCACAAACAGCGTGCATTCCTGTCATCATCATCCTTTCTTCTATCTCTCCAACAGTGACATTCACTCTGGAAGATTAGAAATATAAGAACATCGAAATATCACAGCACTGGAATGTAAATGCACAACATCAATCATACCAATCAAAAGTACTCAATACTCGATTCTTCATTTTGTTTACGAAATTTTCAATAACGCAATTCCCTAGTCATATTCTATTCTCTTGTTCTGCTTGCAATTGAACATACAAATTATGAAGGATGAAGTGACAAACTACTGCTTTAAGACCCAGAATTTCTCATCTTTGGCAGGAAGCATATAATGTGAGCAAAGGAATCACCTCTTACTGGAGCAAGAGAATAAAATTCCTCGACATTTTCAGGGGAATGCCAAGttttttctaatttattttttatagagtAACTTAACAGCAAATGAAACAGATGAAGGAGCGCTCATACTCATTCCCCATACAGTTTAACCGGATGCTACACAACAAAATTAAGCAAGTAATGGAGTCAAATGTCTGTATCCACCATGCATTTAAGAAAGCAAGGAACTACCATTGCCAATCCTTTTCCCTTCCACCGACTACAACCCATTTTTCTGTCAAAATCTCTTGTAAGAAGTCCATACGAAGTTGTATATGTAACGTCCCAAGCAAACCACTGGCCCaataccttgtgcttaagcttttgggccatgtggtgtggcttgtggatcaaaatcaaggtattgggcGAGTTAGCCTTGATCGATTCTGTTGAATCTTTGGTTGACATATTGCTTGATACCACACCCTCCATGGGTGGGCTAGCATTAACAATTATTGTTGCTGAAATGCTTGTATTGTAACACTCCATCCCAcattggaagtctacatggatgattttgggcatataacaaaccttgtgggctactactagtaccgtgtgcttaagcttttgggcc carries:
- the LOC131320536 gene encoding arginyl-tRNA--protein transferase 2-like isoform X1, with amino-acid sequence MAEKKRRNDASSSSSGGGSNRGESVVGDVGRRRSSCGYCRSGGNTSISHGLWAKSLTVDHYQALLDKGWRRSGCFLYKPEMERTCCPAYTIRLKASDFCPSKEQLRVSKRMQRFLDGTLNVKKREEFIDEPNISEASCSGAPAEIAGSAARESLAGKNEEKNVEFLHYLSDKINNAVHAFVGSENFPHDIQLPKASVKEVAPSKRKLLVEGSEDLLFSSNISFQIAAAVSRAAKEAHKVKLSRDSTKHSGQADELSPNIIAEKLSSSLNQLSEISGLTIRACNGHINFYSANKVVWLDEVVEKVSKSKESYSGSGVKGSCSKKVSKCPRGKSQKLELRLKRSSFDPEEFALYQRYQINVHNDRPDHVTESSYKRFLVDSPLVDVQSLGNGTVPPCGFGSFHQQYLIDGQLVAVGVIDILPKCLSSKYLFWDPDFASLSLGKYSALQEIAWVKENQLKCPSLEYYYLGYYIHSCNKMRYKAAYHPSELLCPLRYQWVPFEIARPLLDKKPYAILSDFAALPNGEYSEPKALEDNMEMQHDDPVQVDMNDIRVDEDEELTEIDFEDSDDESGSVSGGLTAVLVEDGNVGDTLIGLKGSRLRYQDLQHAFGPPERRYLETQLHRYMRAVGTELSKQMVYSLGLFGK
- the LOC131320536 gene encoding arginyl-tRNA--protein transferase 2-like isoform X2 → MAEKKRRNDASSSSSGGGSNRGESVVGDVGRRRSSCGYCRSGGNTSISHGLWAKSLTVDHYQALLDKGWRRSGCFLYKPEMERTCCPAYTIRLKASDFCPSKEQLRVSKRMQRFLDGTLNVKKREEFIDEPNISEASCSGAPAEIAGSAARESLAGKNEEKNVEFLHYLSDKINNAVHAFVGSENFPHDIQLPKASVKEVAPSKRKLLVEGSEDLLFSSNISFQIAAAVSRAAKEAHKVKLSRDSTKHSGQADELSPNIIAEKLSSSLNQLSEISGLTIRACNGHINFYSANKVVWLDEVVEKVSKSKESYSGSGVKGSCSKKVSKCPRGKSQKLELRLKRSSFDPEEFALYQRYQINVHNDRPDHVTESSYKRFLVDSPLVDVQSLGNGTVPPCGFGSFHQQYLIDGQLVAVGVIDILPKCLSSKYLFWDPDFASLSLGKYSALQEIAWVKENQLKCPSLEYYYLGYYIHSCNKMRYKAAYHPSELLCPLRYQWVPFEIARPLLDKKPYAILSDFAALPNGEYSEPKALEDNMEMQHDDPVQVDMNDIRVDEDEELTEIDFEDSDDESGSVSGGLTAVLVEDGNVGDTLIGLKGSRLRYQVSITNGNILPKSCLVAEFEETKM
- the LOC131320537 gene encoding protein yippee-like, producing MGRLFVVTLEGKIYSCKHCRTHISLSEDIVSKSFHCRHGKAYLFSKVVNVTVGEIEERMMMTGMHAVCDIFCVGCGSILGWKYETAHEKSQKYKEGKSVLERFKISSPDESRYWVGHETPIGSSDADDV